Proteins from a genomic interval of Halorubrum depositum:
- a CDS encoding DUF1616 domain-containing protein, with amino-acid sequence MNTSHPRWTLDLLLVVVGAVTALAVILLGVPGSILRSLFVVPLIVLYPGYAVLAAVFPERRSDVESDRMDADQALTRPTTHTAGLLFSVRLALAAALSLAIVGGIALITNFLGLGFAAPITGVGAFAVTMLFTAVAIVRRATLPRETRAGLPSLAVALGSLPDAVGDTRSPLSGGSRGSSISLVVHVLVVVSVLLFLSSVGFAMVETQSPDAEFTEAYLVTENGSEYDAGGYPQQLTRGEPTQTTLAIANHEHQTQRYTVVSELQRLDRTANGSRVVEKRELWRAQQSVEDGETAYLQRDVTPTMSGDSLRLVFHVYRGEAPENPTRQNAYRTVQLVVTVGDGDGGTPAIRSPPTGGASA; translated from the coding sequence ATGAACACGTCTCACCCCCGGTGGACACTCGACTTGCTCCTCGTCGTCGTGGGCGCGGTGACCGCACTCGCGGTCATCCTCCTCGGCGTGCCGGGGTCGATCCTCCGAAGTCTCTTCGTCGTCCCGCTCATCGTCCTCTACCCGGGATACGCGGTCCTCGCGGCCGTCTTCCCGGAGCGACGTTCGGACGTCGAATCCGATAGGATGGACGCCGACCAGGCGCTGACGCGCCCGACAACGCACACCGCGGGCCTCCTCTTCTCGGTCCGGCTGGCCCTCGCGGCGGCGTTGAGCCTCGCTATCGTCGGCGGCATCGCGCTGATCACGAACTTCCTCGGACTCGGCTTCGCCGCGCCGATCACCGGCGTGGGCGCGTTCGCGGTGACGATGCTGTTCACCGCCGTCGCCATCGTGCGGCGAGCGACGCTCCCGAGAGAAACGCGCGCCGGGCTCCCCTCCCTCGCCGTCGCGCTGGGAAGCCTGCCGGACGCGGTTGGCGACACCAGATCACCGCTCTCCGGCGGGTCTCGCGGGTCGTCGATCTCGCTCGTCGTCCACGTGCTCGTCGTCGTGAGCGTCCTCCTGTTCCTCAGCAGCGTGGGCTTCGCTATGGTCGAGACGCAGTCTCCCGACGCGGAGTTCACCGAAGCGTACCTCGTGACCGAGAACGGGTCCGAGTACGACGCCGGCGGGTATCCGCAGCAGCTCACGCGGGGTGAACCCACCCAGACGACGCTCGCTATCGCGAACCACGAACACCAGACCCAGAGGTACACCGTGGTCAGTGAACTCCAGCGGTTAGACAGAACCGCCAACGGGTCGCGAGTCGTCGAGAAGCGCGAGCTCTGGCGGGCGCAACAGTCGGTCGAAGACGGGGAGACGGCGTACCTCCAGCGCGACGTGACGCCCACGATGTCGGGTGATTCGCTCCGACTCGTATTCCACGTCTACCGGGGTGAGGCCCCCGAGAACCCGACCCGCCAGAACGCCTACCGGACCGTCCAACTGGTCGTCACCGTCGGCGACGGCGACGGCGGTACGCCGGCGATTCGGTCGCCGCCGACTGGGGGCGCGAGCGCCTGA
- a CDS encoding acyltransferase, whose translation MSSYVTGTGCEIDDDVTIGYPAGDDPERTVIGDDATIRSGTVIYSDVEIGDGFATGHDALVREDTRLGDDVVVGTKTVVDGTSVVGSNVSLQSRVYVPTDTRIGNDVFVGPGSVLTNDPYPVRQDIEMVGPTLEDGVSVGGNATVLPDVTVGEDAFVAAGAVVTEDVPPETLAVGTPAEHRRLPPKLQAENSI comes from the coding sequence ATGAGCTCGTACGTCACGGGAACCGGGTGTGAGATCGACGACGACGTTACCATCGGCTATCCCGCCGGTGATGACCCCGAGCGGACGGTCATCGGGGACGACGCGACGATTCGCTCCGGAACCGTCATCTACAGCGACGTCGAGATCGGTGACGGATTCGCCACGGGCCACGACGCGCTCGTGCGGGAGGACACCCGACTCGGCGACGACGTGGTCGTCGGCACCAAGACCGTCGTCGACGGGACCTCAGTCGTCGGCTCGAACGTCAGCCTCCAGAGCCGCGTCTACGTGCCCACCGACACCCGCATCGGCAACGACGTCTTCGTCGGCCCCGGGTCGGTGCTGACGAACGACCCGTATCCGGTCCGCCAGGACATCGAGATGGTCGGCCCGACGCTCGAGGACGGCGTCTCCGTCGGCGGCAACGCGACCGTGCTCCCCGACGTGACCGTCGGCGAGGACGCGTTCGTCGCCGCCGGGGCGGTCGTCACCGAAGACGTACCGCCGGAGACGCTGGCCGTCGGAACGCCCGCTGAACACCGTCGGCTGCCGCCGAAACTGCAAGCAGAGAACTCGATATGA
- a CDS encoding nucleotide sugar dehydrogenase — protein MSSQTALTNLYGSTRSEDEQIAALTSGDVPVGVYGLGKMGLPLASVYADTTGNVTGADIDGDVVREINGGRSHIVGEPGLGDLVEDLVADGALTASTEPREVAEAAAVHVVIVPTLVDEDDRPDLSVIEAVTDAIGRGLDEGDLVIFESTLPPRSCRDVLLPQLEAESGLSLGEFGLAFCPERTSSGRALEDIRGAYPKVVGGADAESARAAALIYDQISSNEVITVSDTTTAEAVKVFEGVYRDVNIALANELATHADEFGIDVTEAIDVANTQPFCEIHTPGAGVGGHCIPYYPQFLIKQFETEAPLMRTARDVNDEMPHVTAQTALDELRARGVDPEDASVLVLGLTYRAGVEEIRKTPALPVIEHLDDAGAGVFASDPILDDTAVFEDAGATIVGDVNGHDLSVDAVVLVTAHESFDYLDVPELGVDSRPVVFVDGRQAATEYRDDEDVAYRGIGLHD, from the coding sequence ATGAGCTCACAAACAGCCCTGACTAACCTCTACGGTTCGACTCGCTCCGAAGACGAACAGATCGCTGCACTCACCTCCGGTGACGTCCCGGTCGGCGTCTACGGACTCGGCAAGATGGGCCTCCCGCTCGCCTCGGTCTACGCCGACACCACCGGCAACGTGACCGGTGCGGACATCGACGGCGACGTCGTCCGCGAGATCAACGGCGGACGAAGCCACATCGTCGGTGAGCCCGGTCTCGGGGACCTCGTGGAGGACCTCGTCGCGGACGGCGCGCTCACCGCGAGCACCGAACCCCGCGAAGTCGCCGAAGCGGCGGCCGTCCACGTGGTTATCGTCCCGACGCTCGTCGACGAGGACGACCGCCCGGACCTCTCGGTCATCGAGGCGGTGACCGACGCCATCGGCAGGGGGCTCGACGAGGGCGACCTCGTCATCTTCGAGTCGACGCTTCCGCCGCGTTCCTGTCGCGACGTCCTCCTCCCCCAGCTCGAGGCCGAAAGCGGCCTCTCGCTGGGCGAGTTCGGCCTCGCGTTCTGTCCCGAGCGGACCTCCTCCGGGCGCGCGCTCGAGGACATCCGCGGCGCGTACCCGAAAGTCGTCGGCGGTGCCGACGCCGAGAGCGCCCGCGCCGCGGCGCTCATCTACGACCAGATCTCCTCGAACGAGGTCATCACCGTCTCGGACACGACGACGGCGGAAGCGGTCAAGGTGTTCGAAGGCGTCTACCGCGACGTCAACATCGCCCTCGCGAACGAGCTCGCGACCCACGCCGACGAGTTCGGGATCGACGTCACCGAGGCCATCGACGTGGCCAACACCCAGCCCTTCTGTGAGATCCACACGCCTGGCGCCGGCGTCGGCGGCCACTGCATCCCCTACTATCCGCAGTTCCTGATCAAGCAGTTCGAGACCGAGGCGCCCCTCATGCGGACCGCTCGCGACGTGAACGACGAGATGCCGCACGTCACCGCACAGACGGCGCTCGACGAGCTGCGGGCGCGCGGCGTCGACCCGGAAGACGCCTCCGTCCTCGTCCTCGGACTGACCTACCGGGCCGGCGTCGAGGAGATTCGCAAGACGCCGGCGCTCCCCGTCATCGAGCATCTCGACGACGCGGGCGCTGGCGTGTTCGCGAGCGACCCGATTCTCGACGACACCGCCGTCTTCGAGGACGCGGGCGCGACCATCGTCGGTGACGTGAACGGCCACGACCTGTCGGTGGACGCCGTCGTCCTCGTGACCGCTCACGAGTCGTTCGACTACCTCGACGTCCCGGAGCTCGGCGTCGACTCCCGCCCGGTCGTGTTCGTCGACGGGCGACAGGCCGCGACCGAGTACCGCGACGACGAGGACGTCGCCTACCGAGGAATCGGTCTCCATGACTGA
- a CDS encoding nucleotide sugar dehydrogenase, which yields MTETVCVVGLGYVGLPLAIEFDDAGKSVIGYDVDPDKVADLDAGIDPTGDVTDEGVASSDVTFTTAESRIWEADYVIVTVPTPVDSMENPNLQYVESAAETIGGHVSPGTTVVLESTVYPGATESVLAPALESESEFTVGEDVFVGYSPERASPGDTGRSVSDVVKVVGANSEEVREDLADLYGSIVDAGIHRAPDIETAEASKVIENVQRDMNIALINELAIACDHMGLTTKDVLEASGTKWNFHDEYSPGFVGGHCIPVDPFYLTYQSKRDGFSPKLVLQAREINEYVPVHAARKTVKTINDAGRVLQDTRLLVLGLAYKPGVGDIRSSEVGSMIEKLDEFDIDCVGYDPHANPEESRDVFDIEVTESVDLAAYDGVVVATAHEEFSGYELESMASALDSDPVMVDVADVFDADEAAEHGFHYAQL from the coding sequence ATGACTGAGACCGTCTGCGTCGTCGGGCTGGGCTACGTCGGCCTGCCGTTGGCCATCGAGTTCGACGACGCCGGGAAGTCGGTCATCGGCTACGACGTGGACCCCGACAAGGTCGCCGATCTCGACGCCGGGATCGACCCGACCGGGGACGTCACCGACGAGGGCGTCGCGAGCTCCGACGTGACGTTCACGACCGCCGAGTCGCGGATCTGGGAGGCGGACTACGTCATCGTGACGGTGCCGACGCCGGTCGACAGCATGGAGAACCCGAACCTTCAGTACGTGGAGTCGGCCGCCGAGACCATCGGCGGACACGTCTCGCCCGGAACGACCGTCGTCCTCGAGTCGACGGTCTACCCCGGCGCGACGGAGTCCGTCCTCGCCCCGGCCCTCGAGTCCGAGTCGGAGTTCACCGTCGGCGAGGACGTCTTCGTCGGCTACTCGCCGGAGCGCGCCTCGCCCGGTGACACCGGACGGAGCGTCAGCGACGTGGTCAAGGTCGTCGGAGCGAACAGCGAGGAGGTCCGCGAGGACCTCGCCGACCTCTACGGGAGCATCGTGGACGCCGGTATCCATCGGGCGCCGGACATCGAGACCGCGGAGGCGTCGAAGGTCATCGAGAACGTCCAGCGGGACATGAACATCGCCCTGATCAACGAGCTGGCCATCGCCTGCGACCACATGGGGCTGACGACGAAAGACGTCCTCGAGGCGTCCGGGACCAAGTGGAACTTCCACGACGAGTACTCGCCCGGGTTCGTCGGCGGGCACTGCATCCCCGTCGACCCGTTCTACCTCACCTATCAGTCGAAGCGCGACGGGTTCTCGCCGAAACTCGTGTTGCAGGCGCGCGAGATCAACGAGTACGTCCCCGTCCACGCCGCCCGCAAGACGGTCAAGACGATCAACGACGCCGGTCGGGTCCTGCAGGACACGCGCCTGTTAGTCCTGGGTCTCGCCTACAAACCCGGCGTCGGCGACATCCGCAGTTCCGAAGTCGGATCGATGATAGAGAAGCTAGACGAGTTCGACATCGACTGCGTGGGGTACGACCCGCACGCGAACCCGGAGGAGTCGCGGGACGTCTTCGACATCGAGGTGACCGAATCGGTCGACCTCGCGGCCTACGACGGAGTCGTCGTCGCGACGGCCCACGAGGAGTTCTCCGGCTACGAACTCGAGTCGATGGCGTCGGCGCTCGATTCCGACCCGGTCATGGTCGACGTGGCGGACGTGTTCGACGCCGACGAGGCCGCCGAGCACGGGTTCCACTACGCACAGCTGTGA
- a CDS encoding DUF354 domain-containing protein produces the protein MDVLITIQHPAHVHFFKHAIEELEELGHEVYVRALDKDVALSLLNGYDIDYEVVGSRGGSLAGTAVSTLAIEYRLYRDARAIGPDVMTAIGGIEAAHVAKLIDADSVIFTDTEHATLSNRLTFPFADEIATPDCYLDDAGPNQYRYPSYHELAYLHPDRFDPDPSVLDELPVDADDTYAVLRLVSWGAAHDVGDEGLADLTELVDRLEETGADILVSAEDDALPPGLDGYGIDIDPNLIHHVLAYADLFVGESGTMASESAVLGTPSVYVHSANPGLMRDLSAHDLLFGYHGERRNERAASRAVDILESPEIDWEQRRRDLLDQKTDATDVVVDRVLSAAK, from the coding sequence ATGGATGTCCTCATCACGATCCAGCATCCCGCGCACGTCCACTTCTTCAAGCACGCCATCGAGGAGCTGGAGGAACTCGGCCACGAGGTCTACGTCCGCGCGCTCGACAAGGACGTCGCGTTGTCGCTCCTGAACGGATACGACATCGACTACGAGGTCGTCGGGTCTCGCGGTGGGTCGCTGGCCGGTACGGCGGTGTCGACGCTCGCGATCGAGTACCGCCTGTACCGCGACGCGAGAGCGATCGGCCCCGACGTGATGACGGCGATCGGCGGTATCGAGGCCGCACACGTCGCGAAGCTGATCGACGCGGACAGCGTCATCTTCACCGACACCGAGCACGCGACGCTGTCGAATCGGTTGACGTTCCCCTTCGCGGACGAGATCGCGACGCCCGACTGTTATCTCGACGACGCCGGCCCCAACCAGTACCGATACCCGAGTTACCACGAGCTCGCCTACCTCCACCCCGACCGGTTCGACCCGGATCCGTCCGTGCTCGACGAACTCCCCGTCGACGCCGACGACACCTACGCAGTCCTTCGGTTGGTCAGTTGGGGTGCGGCGCACGACGTCGGCGACGAGGGACTCGCCGACCTCACGGAACTGGTCGATCGCCTCGAGGAGACGGGGGCGGACATCCTCGTCTCGGCCGAGGACGACGCACTCCCCCCGGGGCTCGACGGGTACGGTATCGACATCGACCCGAACCTCATCCATCACGTTCTCGCGTACGCCGATCTCTTCGTCGGAGAGAGCGGGACGATGGCGTCCGAGAGTGCCGTCCTCGGCACGCCGTCGGTGTACGTCCACAGTGCGAACCCCGGCCTCATGCGTGACCTCTCGGCGCACGACCTGCTGTTCGGGTATCACGGTGAGCGTCGGAACGAACGCGCCGCGAGTCGGGCAGTCGACATCCTCGAGTCGCCGGAGATTGACTGGGAGCAGCGCCGCCGGGACCTCCTCGACCAGAAGACCGACGCGACGGACGTCGTCGTCGATCGAGTGCTCTCGGCCGCCAAGTAG
- a CDS encoding ATP-grasp domain-containing protein, with protein sequence MVTGAGTPGALGIIKAVRRTDAFDPHIVGVETIPDASGFPLVDTAETVSAGDDFIPDVIDVARREDVDVVFPLQPTDLRSLSEAKPRFESEGIEVMVSDPGTLSTATDTGRLYDHLVRHGHHIVPEFYRVSTCDEFVDAVRALGYPDRRVCFKRSDGDEVRVLDSEADRSNVLLDTQPNNTVNTLDGVLPVFEETEPFPDLIVTEYLPGDEYSVDVVAREDDVPVTVSRSHDEIDAGRSYTGTIEEAPELIESARQICALLDVEYNANVRFKYAADGTPKLVGVNPYLSESVTACVGAGANIPSQSVQHALGWDLPEVTVDWGTHVTHDWQEIVFRPEKSPTTI encoded by the coding sequence ATGGTGACGGGTGCCGGCACGCCCGGTGCTTTGGGCATCATCAAGGCCGTCCGCCGGACCGATGCGTTCGATCCTCACATCGTCGGCGTCGAAACGATCCCCGACGCGAGCGGATTCCCCCTCGTTGACACCGCGGAGACCGTCTCCGCGGGCGACGACTTCATCCCGGACGTGATTGACGTCGCGCGGCGTGAGGACGTCGACGTGGTGTTCCCGCTCCAGCCGACGGACCTCCGGTCGCTCTCCGAGGCGAAGCCCAGATTCGAGAGCGAGGGTATCGAGGTGATGGTCTCGGATCCCGGAACGTTGTCCACCGCGACGGACACCGGGCGACTGTACGACCATCTCGTTCGACATGGCCATCACATCGTACCGGAGTTCTACCGCGTCTCGACCTGCGACGAGTTCGTCGACGCGGTTCGCGCGCTCGGATACCCCGATCGGCGCGTCTGTTTCAAGCGCTCCGACGGCGACGAGGTACGCGTCCTCGACTCGGAGGCGGACCGCTCCAACGTCCTGCTGGATACGCAGCCGAACAACACGGTGAACACGCTGGACGGCGTCCTCCCGGTTTTCGAGGAGACCGAACCGTTTCCGGATCTCATCGTGACGGAGTATCTCCCGGGCGACGAGTACAGCGTCGACGTCGTCGCCCGCGAAGACGACGTTCCGGTTACGGTCTCTCGTTCTCACGACGAAATCGATGCCGGACGCTCGTACACGGGGACGATCGAAGAGGCGCCGGAACTCATCGAAAGCGCGCGCCAGATCTGCGCGCTCCTCGACGTAGAGTACAACGCCAACGTCCGGTTTAAGTACGCCGCCGACGGCACGCCGAAGCTCGTCGGGGTCAACCCGTACCTCTCCGAGTCCGTCACCGCGTGTGTCGGTGCAGGCGCGAACATCCCCTCACAGAGCGTGCAGCACGCACTCGGCTGGGACCTCCCGGAGGTCACCGTCGATTGGGGGACGCACGTCACCCACGACTGGCAGGAGATCGTCTTCCGCCCCGAGAAGAGCCCGACAACAATCTAA
- a CDS encoding glycosyltransferase family 39 protein, giving the protein MLALGMFPLRFLSSQIFIVTLPPILGVGCLLYLAAARGTRTTDGLPTLTPSATRLLSVGVFLGLAAMVFLAALQGQRSVLFMDVGGVVGVLLLGQILLAPDEELRPGVFLAQVIVFSFVVRFAALYTTTGYVGIDIWSHTTFIETILRTDSLSAISEIKYYASPLYHLLAATSTNLLGLSLRNALYLSLGVVMPLIPLFVYGTARLLVPLRWSLAAAALYAMGDQVIRWGIHLIPTSMGLVFFLACMYSLVRITHASERWRDFGLLVLFSTAIILTHQVSSFIMLVLLFAGLAAQILLQFSFFTEEPDALSFTGGGSNPVNLIGLVGFNLGLIVFTWSLTPYKGDTFLETVLSYLYVNLFNAGFLTGVSGSGGSEGASGVAGGGGQTLLSQMSTYVTEAGFLLLIFAGVLGCLTVLKRSRATQTTYTFVGAIVAMLFVVLGLPLFGIESFVPGRWIGFLYALLAIVGVLGFRHLANRTSLKVAGVVLLMLVLIYPNVMIMSNDGAMDSPVFSDQHERLSYTDQELAAVDTYGNARPTDEGGEIYTDLPYGTVWERTDAHPAEPLPAEAGRPVPQGTSVYRDYQSESASYFMNSQTEAATNLNPSKTDVCPSTTNHVYANGQVTVCTLPGS; this is encoded by the coding sequence GTGCTCGCCCTCGGGATGTTCCCCCTGCGGTTCCTGTCGTCACAGATATTCATCGTGACGCTCCCGCCGATATTGGGTGTCGGCTGTCTCCTCTACCTCGCGGCGGCCCGCGGGACCCGGACGACTGACGGACTCCCGACGCTGACGCCGTCAGCGACGAGACTGCTCTCCGTCGGCGTCTTCCTCGGCCTCGCCGCGATGGTCTTCTTGGCCGCGTTACAGGGGCAGCGAAGCGTCCTGTTCATGGACGTCGGCGGCGTCGTCGGGGTCCTGCTCCTCGGGCAGATACTGCTCGCACCGGACGAGGAGCTGCGCCCGGGAGTGTTCCTCGCGCAGGTCATCGTGTTCTCGTTCGTCGTCCGATTCGCCGCGCTCTACACCACGACGGGGTACGTCGGCATCGACATCTGGTCGCACACGACGTTCATCGAGACGATACTCCGGACCGACTCGCTGTCGGCTATCAGCGAGATCAAGTACTACGCGTCGCCGCTGTACCATCTGCTCGCCGCGACGTCCACCAATCTGTTAGGCCTGTCGCTGCGGAACGCGCTGTACCTCTCTCTCGGCGTCGTGATGCCGCTCATTCCGCTGTTCGTCTACGGCACGGCCCGTCTGCTCGTGCCGCTCCGGTGGTCGCTCGCGGCGGCGGCGCTCTACGCGATGGGCGACCAGGTCATCCGATGGGGAATCCACCTCATCCCGACGAGCATGGGACTCGTGTTCTTCCTCGCGTGCATGTACAGTCTCGTGCGGATCACCCACGCCAGCGAGCGATGGCGCGACTTCGGTCTGCTCGTACTATTTAGCACCGCCATCATCCTCACGCACCAGGTGTCGTCGTTCATCATGCTAGTGTTGCTCTTCGCGGGGCTCGCCGCGCAGATACTGCTCCAGTTCAGCTTCTTCACCGAGGAACCGGACGCCCTGTCGTTCACTGGCGGGGGGTCGAACCCGGTGAACCTCATCGGTCTCGTGGGGTTCAACCTCGGGCTCATCGTCTTCACGTGGTCGCTGACCCCGTACAAGGGCGACACCTTCCTCGAGACCGTCCTCAGCTACCTCTACGTGAACTTGTTCAACGCCGGGTTCCTGACCGGTGTCAGCGGGAGCGGGGGGTCCGAGGGCGCCTCCGGCGTCGCCGGCGGCGGCGGGCAGACGCTCCTCTCGCAGATGTCGACGTACGTCACCGAAGCGGGATTCCTCCTGCTGATCTTCGCAGGCGTCTTGGGGTGTCTCACCGTCCTCAAGCGGTCGCGTGCGACACAGACGACGTACACCTTCGTCGGTGCCATCGTCGCGATGCTGTTCGTCGTCCTCGGCCTCCCGCTGTTCGGTATCGAGAGCTTCGTGCCGGGCCGCTGGATCGGGTTCCTCTACGCGCTCCTCGCCATCGTCGGCGTCCTCGGGTTCCGTCACCTCGCGAACCGAACGTCGCTCAAGGTCGCCGGCGTCGTCCTGCTCATGCTCGTGCTGATCTACCCGAACGTGATGATCATGTCGAACGACGGCGCGATGGACAGTCCGGTGTTCTCGGACCAACACGAACGGCTCTCGTACACCGACCAGGAGCTCGCCGCGGTCGACACGTACGGCAACGCCCGTCCGACCGACGAAGGAGGCGAGATCTACACCGACTTGCCGTACGGGACAGTGTGGGAACGAACAGACGCGCATCCGGCCGAACCGCTCCCCGCGGAGGCGGGACGGCCGGTGCCGCAAGGGACTTCGGTGTACCGGGACTACCAGTCCGAGAGCGCCTCGTACTTCATGAACAGTCAGACCGAGGCGGCAACGAACCTCAACCCGTCGAAGACGGACGTCTGCCCGTCGACGACCAACCACGTCTACGCGAACGGGCAGGTCACCGTCTGCACGCTGCCCGGGTCCTGA
- a CDS encoding DsbA family protein yields MDDNPVSRRRLLGVSAVAAVPVLSGCASVVDQTDSEPERTSTNASAPQNTATNATESDAATENGTATDDQVAPGDRPETISEPDIDVPSSSLLEERPRQRYPTLGTADTTVTLYGNWKCPYTQEFVNEQFDDLVDDFVATGDVSVEFRNVAYVDGEPYLGEDAPRATEAGLAVWDIDPSSFWDYFAYVFANQPQGRFEWATTDNLVRFAEHADVDGLDQIRQAIRSRTYNRSVEQSAERADGLEITTVPRVAYGDSVTAPTVDPESTREQFERAADGASGSGDDSSGGNGTATDGN; encoded by the coding sequence ATGGACGACAACCCGGTGAGCAGACGACGGTTGCTCGGAGTATCAGCGGTCGCCGCGGTGCCGGTACTGAGCGGCTGTGCGAGCGTCGTCGATCAGACCGACTCGGAGCCCGAACGAACGTCGACGAACGCCTCGGCGCCACAGAACACCGCGACGAACGCGACCGAGAGCGATGCCGCGACCGAAAACGGGACCGCGACCGACGATCAAGTGGCCCCGGGCGACCGGCCGGAGACGATCTCCGAACCGGACATCGACGTGCCGAGCAGCTCCCTCCTCGAAGAGCGACCGCGTCAACGATATCCGACGCTGGGGACCGCCGACACGACGGTCACCCTCTACGGGAACTGGAAGTGCCCGTACACGCAGGAGTTCGTCAACGAACAGTTCGACGACCTCGTCGACGACTTCGTCGCCACCGGCGACGTCTCCGTCGAGTTCCGAAACGTGGCGTACGTAGACGGCGAACCGTATCTCGGCGAGGACGCGCCGAGAGCGACCGAGGCGGGCCTCGCCGTCTGGGACATCGACCCGTCGTCGTTCTGGGACTACTTCGCGTACGTCTTCGCCAACCAGCCGCAGGGGCGATTCGAGTGGGCGACGACCGACAACCTCGTTCGCTTCGCCGAGCACGCGGACGTCGACGGACTCGACCAGATCCGACAGGCCATTCGCTCCCGAACGTACAATCGGAGCGTCGAACAGTCCGCCGAACGCGCCGACGGACTCGAGATCACGACCGTTCCGCGCGTCGCCTACGGCGACTCCGTGACGGCACCGACCGTCGACCCCGAGTCGACCCGCGAGCAGTTCGAACGGGCGGCCGACGGGGCGTCGGGATCCGGCGACGACTCGTCCGGCGGTAACGGCACCGCGACCGACGGAAACTAG